In Musa acuminata AAA Group cultivar baxijiao chromosome BXJ3-9, Cavendish_Baxijiao_AAA, whole genome shotgun sequence, a single genomic region encodes these proteins:
- the LOC135650101 gene encoding protein YIP4b-like — MSHGDSIPFHSSSQSDIDEIENLINSDALSATVPTARPPSPPRASFPSAALAPPYQKVPRSFYLPLPPPPVDPSAAGPRPGGGVAADGFGSPTDTLTEPVLDTVKRDLTRIVINLKLVVFPNPFREDPGKALRDWDLWGPFFFIIFLGLTLSWSASVKKSQVFAVAFAVLAAGAVILTMNVLLLGGRIIFFQSLSLLGYCLFPLDIGALICSLKINVVVKIIVVSITLAWSYWAAYPFMSAAVDPRRKALALYPVFLMYISVGFFIIAID, encoded by the exons ATGTCGCATGGCGACAGTATCCCATTCCATTCCTCCTCCCAGTCGGACATCGACGAGATCGAGAACCTCATCAACTCCGACGCCCTCTCCGCCACCGTCCCCACCGCCCGCCCTCCCAGCCCTCCCCGCGCATCCTTCCCCTCCGCCGCCCTTGCCCCTCCGTACCAGAAGGTGCCACGCTCCTTCTACCTGCCACTTCCTCCACCGCCAGTCGACCCCTCCGCCGCCGGCCCACGCCCGGGTGGTGGGGTTGCCGCTGACGGCTTCGGTTCGCCGACGGACACCCTCACCGAGCCCGTGTTGGATACGGTAAAGCGGGATCTAACGCGGATCGTTATCAATCTGAAACTGGTGGTGTTCCCCAATCCGTTCAGAGAGGATCCCGGGAAGGCGCTGAGGGATTGGGATCTATGGGGgcccttcttcttcatcatcttccTCGGGCTCACCCTGTCATGGTCGGCGTCCGTGAAGAAG TCCCAAGTCTTTGCCGTTGCATTTGCGGTCCTTGCTGCCGGTGCCGTGATCCTGACGATGAACGTTTTGCTTCTG GGTGGGCGCATCATCTTCTTTCAGAGTCTGAGTCTTCTTGGCTACTGCCTCTTCCCTTTGGACATTGGAGCTCTAATTTGCTCGCTGAAAATTAATGTTGTAGTCAAGATAATTGTGGTGTCAATAACATTGGCATGGAGCTACTGGGCAGCATATCCATTTATGAGCGCCGCGGTTGATCCAAGAAGAAAGGCATTGGCCCTCTACCCGGTTTTCCTCATGTATATATCTGTTGGCTTTTTTATCATCGCAATAGATTAG
- the LOC135649690 gene encoding tubby-like F-box protein 8 isoform X1 codes for MSFRRIVRDVRDSFGSLSRRSFEVRLSGVLGHHKGKSYSSENEPHDFSQITQQSHWATLPPELLRDVIRRLEENEATWPSRKHVVDCAGVCRAWREMCKEIVRSPEFCGKLTFPISLKQPGPRDGMIQCFIKRDKSKLTYHLYLCLSPAVLVENGKFLLSAKRNPRTTCTEYVISTDAGNISRSSSTYVGKLRSNFIGTKFRIYDTQPPYNGAALCPPGRTSSRFYSKKVSPKVPSGSYPIAQVTYELNVLGTRGPRRMHCIMHSVPASALEPGGVVPGQPDNLVACSLEDSFRSMSSLSSVMDRSLDFSSSRFSATSAGGAQEGFEATTDTKERPLVLRNKPPRWHEQLQCWCLNFRGRVTIASVKNFQLIAATQPAAVGPPTTTTAQPSGSGHDKIILQFGKVAKDTFTMDYRYPLSAFQAFAICLSSFDTKLACE; via the exons ATGTCGTTTCGTAGGATAGTTCGTGATGTAAGGGATAGCTTTGGTAGTTTGTCAAGGCGAAGTTTTGAAGTGAGACTTTCAGGAGTTCTgggtcatcataaaggaaaatcttATAGTTCTGAGAATGAGCCACATGATTTCTCTCAAATTACCCAACAGAGCCACTGGGCTACCCTTCCTCCTGAGCTACTTCGTGATGTGATTAGAAGGTTGGAGGAAAATGAAGCGACGTGGCCATCACGGAAGCATGTTGTAGATTGTGCTGGTGTGTGCAGGGCATGGAGGGAGATGTGTAAAGAGATTGTTAGAAGTCCAGAGTTTTGTGGGAAGCTTACTTTTCCGATATCACTAAAACAG CCTGGACCTCGAGATGGGATGATCCAGTGTTTCATTAAAAGGGACAAGTCAAAATTAACTTATCATCTTTATCTGTGTCTTAGTCCTG CTGTGCTTGTTGAGAATGGGAAGTTCCTCCTATCAGCTAAAAGGAACCCAAGGACAACCTGTACAGAATATGTCATTTCAACGGATGCTGGTAACATATCAAGGTCAAGCAGCACCTACGTCGGAAAGTTGAG GTCAAATTTTATTGGCACCAAGTTCAGGATCTATGACACCCAGCCTCCATACAATGGGGCTGCTCTGTGTCCTCCGGGACGAACAAGCAGCAGGTTTTACTCCAAGAAAGTCTCTCCCAAGGTCCCGTCAGGCAGCTACCCCATAGCTCAGGTAACTTACGAACTGAATGTCCTAGGCACACGAGGACCACGCCGAATGCACTGCATCATGCACTCTGTTCCCGCATCAGCCCTAGAGCCTGGCGGCGTCGTCCCTGGCCAACCTGACAACCTAGTTGCATGCTCCTTGGAGGATTCCTTCCGCAGCATGTCATCCCTTTCCTCCGTCATGGACCGATCTTTAGATTTCAGCAGCTCTCGCTTCTCTGCCACTTCCGCCGGCGGAGCTCAAGAGGGGTTTGAGGCTACTACCGATACGAAGGAGAGACCGTTGGTGCTGCGGAacaaaccccccaggtggcatgaGCAGCTGCAGTGCTGGTGTCTTAACTTCCGGGGCCGGGTGACCATCGCCTCCGTGAAGAACTTCCAGCTCATAGCTGCAACACAGCCTGCTGCGGTTGGCcccccgacgacgacgacggctcAGCCGTCTGGATCAGGTCATGATAAGATTATACTGCAGTTTGGCAAGGTGGCAAAGGATACGTTCACCATGGACTACCGGTACCCACTTTCAGCCTTCCAGGCTTTTGCCATCTGCCTAAGTAGCTTTGACACCAAGTTGGCTTGTGAATAG
- the LOC135649690 gene encoding tubby-like F-box protein 8 isoform X2: MIQCFIKRDKSKLTYHLYLCLSPAVLVENGKFLLSAKRNPRTTCTEYVISTDAGNISRSSSTYVGKLRSNFIGTKFRIYDTQPPYNGAALCPPGRTSSRFYSKKVSPKVPSGSYPIAQVTYELNVLGTRGPRRMHCIMHSVPASALEPGGVVPGQPDNLVACSLEDSFRSMSSLSSVMDRSLDFSSSRFSATSAGGAQEGFEATTDTKERPLVLRNKPPRWHEQLQCWCLNFRGRVTIASVKNFQLIAATQPAAVGPPTTTTAQPSGSGHDKIILQFGKVAKDTFTMDYRYPLSAFQAFAICLSSFDTKLACE, from the exons ATGATCCAGTGTTTCATTAAAAGGGACAAGTCAAAATTAACTTATCATCTTTATCTGTGTCTTAGTCCTG CTGTGCTTGTTGAGAATGGGAAGTTCCTCCTATCAGCTAAAAGGAACCCAAGGACAACCTGTACAGAATATGTCATTTCAACGGATGCTGGTAACATATCAAGGTCAAGCAGCACCTACGTCGGAAAGTTGAG GTCAAATTTTATTGGCACCAAGTTCAGGATCTATGACACCCAGCCTCCATACAATGGGGCTGCTCTGTGTCCTCCGGGACGAACAAGCAGCAGGTTTTACTCCAAGAAAGTCTCTCCCAAGGTCCCGTCAGGCAGCTACCCCATAGCTCAGGTAACTTACGAACTGAATGTCCTAGGCACACGAGGACCACGCCGAATGCACTGCATCATGCACTCTGTTCCCGCATCAGCCCTAGAGCCTGGCGGCGTCGTCCCTGGCCAACCTGACAACCTAGTTGCATGCTCCTTGGAGGATTCCTTCCGCAGCATGTCATCCCTTTCCTCCGTCATGGACCGATCTTTAGATTTCAGCAGCTCTCGCTTCTCTGCCACTTCCGCCGGCGGAGCTCAAGAGGGGTTTGAGGCTACTACCGATACGAAGGAGAGACCGTTGGTGCTGCGGAacaaaccccccaggtggcatgaGCAGCTGCAGTGCTGGTGTCTTAACTTCCGGGGCCGGGTGACCATCGCCTCCGTGAAGAACTTCCAGCTCATAGCTGCAACACAGCCTGCTGCGGTTGGCcccccgacgacgacgacggctcAGCCGTCTGGATCAGGTCATGATAAGATTATACTGCAGTTTGGCAAGGTGGCAAAGGATACGTTCACCATGGACTACCGGTACCCACTTTCAGCCTTCCAGGCTTTTGCCATCTGCCTAAGTAGCTTTGACACCAAGTTGGCTTGTGAATAG